One Solanum pennellii chromosome 10, SPENNV200 genomic region harbors:
- the LOC107001537 gene encoding mediator of RNA polymerase II transcription subunit 20a-like: MSIKWVLCWQPNAGTTINSQILIEVSNCVESINGVKEGGWKNTFCFYKPILKEQANASQFPQHFLGASLQEQPDKFYMALSRQRLIVEAESSMQTIMENLQSYKIKFALNCEGFQYRLGDFRVRVGKVVSINFENLRGIIMEMEYLPISSWKTSHLIMSEFFEILKETLGKKSLPGHFVHAEPNFSEFGLSDQYTSRHTVVQYASIFAQMSTTTQ; the protein is encoded by the exons ATGTCAATCAAATG GGTTTTGTGTTGGCAGCCAAATGCAGGTACAACAATCAATAGTCAAATACTGATAGAAGTATCTAATTGTGTTGAGAGCATTAATGGTGTTAAAGAAGGGGGATGGAAAAATACCTTTTGCTTCTATAAGCCCATTCTCAAAG aACAAGCAAATGCATCACAATTTCCCCAACATTTTTTGGGGGCTTCACTTCAAGAACAACCCGACAAGTTTTACATGGCACTTAGTAGGCAACGACTGATTGTGGAAGCAGAATCATCAATGCAAACGATAATGGAGAACTTACAATCTTACAAAATAAAGTTTGCACTTAATTGTGAG GGGTTTCAGTATCGACTTGGTGACTTCCGAGTGCGAGTAGGCAAAGTTGTTTCAATAAATTTTGAGAACTTGAGGGGAATAATTATGGAG atggAGTATCTTCCGATTTCCTCATGGAAAACATCACATCTTATTATGAGTGAATTCTTCGAGATATTGAAGGAAACTCTTGGGAAAAAATCATTACCAGGTCATTTTGTGCATGCTGAACCGAATTTTTCAGAGTTTGGCCTATCTGATCAATACACTTCACGACATACTGTTGTACAATATGCTAGCATCTTTGCTCAAATGTCAACAACAACTCAATAA
- the LOC107001924 gene encoding dirigent protein 22-like — protein MEKIKLVLLLCFMVVMAQGVELGPKAVEKWFDKLPHAKRKVTKFHFYFHDIVSGKNPSAITIAQSNMTSKSPTFFGSVAMIDDPLTVGPEPNSTIVGRAQGIYGSADQNEAGLLMTYNIVFTTGKYNGSTLSVLGRNPVFNQYREMSIVGGSGVFRLAQGIATAKTYWFNTTSGDAVVEYNVIVLHYSH, from the coding sequence ATGGAAAAAATAAAGTTAGTTTTATTGCTTTGCTTCATGGTTGTTATGGCTCAAGGTGTTGAATTAGGTCCCAAAGCTGTTGAAAAATGGTTCGATAAGCTTCCTCATGCAAAGCGAAAGGTAACTAAATTTCATTTCTATTTTCACGACATAGTTAGTGGAAAAAATCCAAGTGCAATTACAATAGCACAGTCAAATATGACTTCTAAATCCCCAACTTTCTTTGGTTCTGTTGCAATGATAGACGACCCGTTGACAGTTGGGCCAGAGCCCAACTCGACAATAGTAGGTCGAGCTCAAGGGATTTATGGTTCAGCTGATCAAAATGAGGCTGGCCTTCTCATGACCTACAATATTGTGTTCACAACTGGAAAGTATAACGGTAGCACGTTGAGTGTACTTGGTCGGAACCCAGTATTTAACCAGTATCGTGAGATGTCAATCGTTGGTGGTTCTGGAGTTTTCCGATTGGCTCAAGGTATCGCAACCGCAAAGACGTATTGGTTCAATACGACCAGTGGGGATGCTGTTGTTGAGTATAATGTCATAGTCCTGCATTACtcacattaa